GCAAGCAGCACTACATGGTGTTGGTGCGCGATATGACCGAAACAATAGAGCACGAGCAAAAACTGCGTGAAGCTATTACCCGGTATGAACTGGTTGCCAAGGCCACCAAAGATATTTTCTATGATTTTGACCTGAAGAAGAACAAGCTGGAATATCACGGCAACATTAACGAGATGGTAAACTTGCCCACCGACGCTATAGAGAATAGCCTGGAGTGGTGGCGTGGACTGATCCATCCGGATGATGTGCAGGAGGTAGAAGCCAGTCAGCAGGAGGTGATTGAAAAGCGAAAAACGGTTTGGGAGTGTGAGTATCGTATCCACGTGGGTGAGGGCAATTATAAATATGTGTTTGATCAGGCCTACCTTATTTTTAATGAGAAGCAGGAGCCTGTACGCATGATTGGCGCGGTGAAAGATATTGACGCCATCAAAGCATCAGAGAAAGAGAACAGGCGTCTGGCCGGCATCATCATGAATGTCAACAACATGGTGCTGTTAACTGATACCTCATTGCGCGTTACCTGGGCAAACAATGCCTTTGAGCGTTTTACCGGCTACTCTGCTGCCGATATGCATGGCCAGGTACAACATGACTTGATGTGCGATCCTGTTATGTGCGAGAATCTATTGGCTGAGCTAAAGCGAAACCTGGCCCAATGGGAAGCTTTTTCGATGGACCTGCCATTGGTAACCGCCGCGGGCAAAGGCTACTGGGTAACTGCCGAGTTTACGCCGATGTTTGATGAGAAAGGTAACCGCGCCGGATACATTTCGGTTCAAAGTGATATTACGCTGCGCAAGGAAAAAGAGACCGAAGTGGCCACACAAATGGAAACCCTGCGCAACATAGCCTGGATGGGCTCGCACCAGATCAGGAAACCGGTGGCCACTATTTTAGGGTTGGTGAGTTTACTGGAAATGAACAGGCATGATGCTGAAACGGAAGAACTGGTAGATCTGCTGAAAACTACTACGCTGGAACTGGACATGGTAGTACACGAGATCAACTTCGAAGCTTTCCACGTGATAGACCCTGTGAGTTTTCATCAGCAGGGGAAGAAAGGATAAGTTAAGATAATAAGGATTAGCCTGTGAGATTCCTTTTTAGGGAAGGAGGAGGAAGGGGAATTGAACCTCGAACTCCTCTTTTTCTAGTCGCTTGCGTCTGCGTCGTTGGTGTTGGGGAGATTAAAAGAAGCGGTGGAATAGTGCGATTCCCCTCTTGAGAGGGGTGGAGGGGTGTGTTCTTTATACTTGCGAAATGACACACCCCTGCAGCCGCACCGTCAACGCGCCCCTCTCAAGAGGGGACTTTAATATCTTCTTAACACCAACGGCGAAGAAGCGAGCGACTGCGGCAAGTTTGTGTTTGGATAGGCGGGTGGCGGGATTGAATATCCAAAGGCGAGCACTGCG
This region of Mucilaginibacter yixingensis genomic DNA includes:
- a CDS encoding PAS domain S-box protein; protein product: MKRGAIRIALSYLIISLLWIALSDKFLFVLKPKLGEWLYFIITFKGALFVVVTAAVLYFFIRRHSNTLLINEIRYSEIYRANPNPMWIYDPETLKFASVNDAAVAMYGYSREEFLRMSILDIRPVEDHDMVVKTLKANNANISNKGTWRHITKNGKRLYVNITLNTISYKGKQHYMVLVRDMTETIEHEQKLREAITRYELVAKATKDIFYDFDLKKNKLEYHGNINEMVNLPTDAIENSLEWWRGLIHPDDVQEVEASQQEVIEKRKTVWECEYRIHVGEGNYKYVFDQAYLIFNEKQEPVRMIGAVKDIDAIKASEKENRRLAGIIMNVNNMVLLTDTSLRVTWANNAFERFTGYSAADMHGQVQHDLMCDPVMCENLLAELKRNLAQWEAFSMDLPLVTAAGKGYWVTAEFTPMFDEKGNRAGYISVQSDITLRKEKETEVATQMETLRNIAWMGSHQIRKPVATILGLVSLLEMNRHDAETEELVDLLKTTTLELDMVVHEINFEAFHVIDPVSFHQQGKKG